In Mytilus galloprovincialis chromosome 1, xbMytGall1.hap1.1, whole genome shotgun sequence, the following are encoded in one genomic region:
- the LOC143070017 gene encoding uncharacterized protein LOC143070017 isoform X1, whose amino-acid sequence MGRAMNSCTNKADTKESAFKAKSRKCCVWICQITSEAFLEEEDLLHYIGRIESTVSKSAIGAVLLILSYALSIMSLAIGFVRIGTCQCQPVLPIFLIVHGSAMCVRTLFETGKLCTQTKRDDSSTECSPLQTLSKISGVLVAFWTITGSVWVFSIVREVNVNETNNMSYCDPMLYWYSLLLVSVILTGLILKAIFLLVISLVYCRYEDRSWYSELMADNLGAFV is encoded by the exons ATGGGTAGAGCAATGAATAGCTGTACTAATAAGGCTGACACTAAGGAAAGTGCATTTAAAG CAAAATCGAGAAAATGTTGTGTCTGGATATGCCAAATCACATCGGAAGCATTCCTTGAAGAAGAAgatttacttcattatattgGTAGAATTGAATCAACTGTTAGCAAATCAG ctatTGGTGCAGTATTGTTAATTCTCAGTTATGCTCTATCGATTATGTCTCTTGCCATTG gttttGTACGCATAGGAACTTGTCAATGCCAACCAGTTTTGCCGATATTCCTTATTGTGCATGGCTCTGCGATGTGtgttcgtactttatttgaaaCTGGAAAATTATGTACACAAACAAAGCGGGACGATTCTTCTACTGAATGTTCTCCACTGCAAACATTAAGCAAGATATCGGGTGTCCTTGTTGCTTTCTGGACCATCACAG GATCAGTATGGGTGTTTAGCATCGTTAGAGAGGTGAATGTTAATGAAACGAACAATATGAGCTACTGCGATCCAATGCTTTACTGGTACTCCTTATTACTGGTTTCCGTTATCTTAACTGGACTGATTCTGAAAGCAATATTTTTATTGGTCATCAGTTTAGTATACTGTAGATACGAAGATAGGTCATGGTACTCCGAACTAATGGCTGACAATTTGGGTGCGTTTGTGTAA
- the LOC143070017 gene encoding uncharacterized protein LOC143070017 isoform X2 — MASEDLIPKTSKDDTKSSKSRKCCVWICQITSEAFLEEEDLLHYIGRIESTVSKSAIGAVLLILSYALSIMSLAIGFVRIGTCQCQPVLPIFLIVHGSAMCVRTLFETGKLCTQTKRDDSSTECSPLQTLSKISGVLVAFWTITGSVWVFSIVREVNVNETNNMSYCDPMLYWYSLLLVSVILTGLILKAIFLLVISLVYCRYEDRSWYSELMADNLGAFV, encoded by the exons CAAAATCGAGAAAATGTTGTGTCTGGATATGCCAAATCACATCGGAAGCATTCCTTGAAGAAGAAgatttacttcattatattgGTAGAATTGAATCAACTGTTAGCAAATCAG ctatTGGTGCAGTATTGTTAATTCTCAGTTATGCTCTATCGATTATGTCTCTTGCCATTG gttttGTACGCATAGGAACTTGTCAATGCCAACCAGTTTTGCCGATATTCCTTATTGTGCATGGCTCTGCGATGTGtgttcgtactttatttgaaaCTGGAAAATTATGTACACAAACAAAGCGGGACGATTCTTCTACTGAATGTTCTCCACTGCAAACATTAAGCAAGATATCGGGTGTCCTTGTTGCTTTCTGGACCATCACAG GATCAGTATGGGTGTTTAGCATCGTTAGAGAGGTGAATGTTAATGAAACGAACAATATGAGCTACTGCGATCCAATGCTTTACTGGTACTCCTTATTACTGGTTTCCGTTATCTTAACTGGACTGATTCTGAAAGCAATATTTTTATTGGTCATCAGTTTAGTATACTGTAGATACGAAGATAGGTCATGGTACTCCGAACTAATGGCTGACAATTTGGGTGCGTTTGTGTAA
- the LOC143069981 gene encoding uncharacterized protein LOC143069981 isoform X1 translates to MADIGTLRLLFLAANLFFWFIGGGLLGFVGWTLSTLPSTSGFMSGSFLVFYAGIAIGVLIALAGLVGCLGGMFGSMLLLKVYLGLSMTFGIIEIILIIVVYTQKDQIPSILEATWDEVNDEARYTIQTSLKCCGIKSYSEYGSDYASFPDSCFKVSEMFGTVTAKRESTLYTISCLSAIQTWLSDNMAIWIAVLVGIALVQIVSGMLSCQVFTRLHEKVRVRPMMGEDPNEHNLADSKAKQEELNDLDSTENERNIDGASCNSTSTIEQEEGHNRTNAGIVAMVNLETKDNMEDSMSEKDINNKEFEFKSEPQLNADDLEKSLHFTEQNADSDDENVQEQKLYTEGTKEHCSSPVVSKDEACRSGSVITNDSNDEPSRDKTIDNNENSSVRSKSASSYKHMSDSRRHISVSDENNFEPEVKS, encoded by the exons ATGGCAGATATAGGAACACTGAGATTGCTGTTTTTAGCAGCAAATCTGTTTTTCTGG tttattggTGGAGGACTTCTTGGATTCGTAGGATGGACATTGAGTACATTGCCAAGTACATCCGGGTTTATGTCCGGTAGTTTT TTAGTATTTTATGCCGGCATAGCCATTGGTGTCCTAATAGCTCTTGCTG GACTCGTAGGATGTCTTGGAGGAATGTTTGGGAGCATGCTATTATTGAAAGTG TACCTTGGACTTTCAATGACGTTTGGAATCATAGAGATTATTCTAATTATCGTAGTATACACGCAAAAAGATCAG ATACCTTCCATATTAGAAGCCACATGGGACGAAGTGAACGATGAAGCCAGGTACACAATTCAGACAAGT TTGAAATGTTGTGGAATAAAAAGTTATAGTGAATATGGCAGTGATTATGCAAGCTTTCCTGACAGCTGCTTCAAGGTATCGGAGATGTTCGGAACAGTAACTGCAAAACGAGAATCAACACTCTATACT ATATCGTGCTTATCTGCAATCCAAACATGGCTTTCAGACAATATGGCAATATGGATCGCTGTCCTCGTTGGGATCGCTTTAGTACAG ATAGTAAGTGGAATGTTGTCTTGTCAAGTCTTCACTCGTCTCCACGAAAAGGTAAGAGTAAGACCGATGATGGGTGAGGATCCGAACGAGCACAATCTAGCAGATTCAAAAGCCAAACAGGAAGAATTGAATGATTTGGACTCGACCGAAAACGAAAGAAATATAGATGGCGCTAGTTGTAATTCTACATCTACGATAGAACAAGAGGAAGGCCATAACAGAACAAACGCTGGCATTGTTGCTATGGTCAATTTAGAAACCAAGGACAATATGGAAGATTCTATGTCcgaaaaagatataaacaataagGAGTTTGAGTTCAAATCTGAACCACAGTTAAATGCTGATGACCTTGAAAAAAGTTTACACTTTACTGAGCAAAATGCTGATAGTGATGATGAAAATGTTCAAGAACAAAAACTGTATACAGAGGGTACTAAAGAACATTGTTCCTCTCCTGTTGTGAGTAAGGACGAAGCTTGTCGATCTGGATCTGTTATCACAAATGACTCAAATGACGAACCGAGTCGAGATAAAACGATTGACAATAATGAAAATTCTTCTGTCCGATCAAAGTCAGCTTCATCTTATAAACATATGTCAGATAGCAGACGACATATCAGTGTTTctgatgaaaataattttgaaccAGAAGTAAAGTCTTAG
- the LOC143069981 gene encoding uncharacterized protein LOC143069981 isoform X2, with protein sequence MSGSFLVFYAGIAIGVLIALAGLVGCLGGMFGSMLLLKVYLGLSMTFGIIEIILIIVVYTQKDQIPSILEATWDEVNDEARYTIQTSLKCCGIKSYSEYGSDYASFPDSCFKVSEMFGTVTAKRESTLYTISCLSAIQTWLSDNMAIWIAVLVGIALVQIVSGMLSCQVFTRLHEKVRVRPMMGEDPNEHNLADSKAKQEELNDLDSTENERNIDGASCNSTSTIEQEEGHNRTNAGIVAMVNLETKDNMEDSMSEKDINNKEFEFKSEPQLNADDLEKSLHFTEQNADSDDENVQEQKLYTEGTKEHCSSPVVSKDEACRSGSVITNDSNDEPSRDKTIDNNENSSVRSKSASSYKHMSDSRRHISVSDENNFEPEVKS encoded by the exons ATGTCCGGTAGTTTT TTAGTATTTTATGCCGGCATAGCCATTGGTGTCCTAATAGCTCTTGCTG GACTCGTAGGATGTCTTGGAGGAATGTTTGGGAGCATGCTATTATTGAAAGTG TACCTTGGACTTTCAATGACGTTTGGAATCATAGAGATTATTCTAATTATCGTAGTATACACGCAAAAAGATCAG ATACCTTCCATATTAGAAGCCACATGGGACGAAGTGAACGATGAAGCCAGGTACACAATTCAGACAAGT TTGAAATGTTGTGGAATAAAAAGTTATAGTGAATATGGCAGTGATTATGCAAGCTTTCCTGACAGCTGCTTCAAGGTATCGGAGATGTTCGGAACAGTAACTGCAAAACGAGAATCAACACTCTATACT ATATCGTGCTTATCTGCAATCCAAACATGGCTTTCAGACAATATGGCAATATGGATCGCTGTCCTCGTTGGGATCGCTTTAGTACAG ATAGTAAGTGGAATGTTGTCTTGTCAAGTCTTCACTCGTCTCCACGAAAAGGTAAGAGTAAGACCGATGATGGGTGAGGATCCGAACGAGCACAATCTAGCAGATTCAAAAGCCAAACAGGAAGAATTGAATGATTTGGACTCGACCGAAAACGAAAGAAATATAGATGGCGCTAGTTGTAATTCTACATCTACGATAGAACAAGAGGAAGGCCATAACAGAACAAACGCTGGCATTGTTGCTATGGTCAATTTAGAAACCAAGGACAATATGGAAGATTCTATGTCcgaaaaagatataaacaataagGAGTTTGAGTTCAAATCTGAACCACAGTTAAATGCTGATGACCTTGAAAAAAGTTTACACTTTACTGAGCAAAATGCTGATAGTGATGATGAAAATGTTCAAGAACAAAAACTGTATACAGAGGGTACTAAAGAACATTGTTCCTCTCCTGTTGTGAGTAAGGACGAAGCTTGTCGATCTGGATCTGTTATCACAAATGACTCAAATGACGAACCGAGTCGAGATAAAACGATTGACAATAATGAAAATTCTTCTGTCCGATCAAAGTCAGCTTCATCTTATAAACATATGTCAGATAGCAGACGACATATCAGTGTTTctgatgaaaataattttgaaccAGAAGTAAAGTCTTAG